From Phaseolus vulgaris cultivar G19833 unplaced genomic scaffold, P. vulgaris v2.0 scaffold_17, whole genome shotgun sequence, a single genomic window includes:
- the LOC137817160 gene encoding uncharacterized protein produces MVEDLPSIITKAVKNSNKRLQDENSALQEENRLIRIEAEKLSCNLMMAKIDHSRLEDAMSAELRGARKEASDLRQKLHLLAQEKIKLENKLVPYRLKVTNLEASIKAYAAKVENLEKRSVDRKVLLGKVEKEWDDAMAELAKAQEENKKTAAELAQARDEGKKVAEDLARARGETEELKKGADELKQQTEELEQSSAQVLATGFDAALEQVACQYPELDLTMVSICNEVVDGKIVPSED; encoded by the coding sequence ATGGTagaggacctcccctcaatCATAACGAAGGCTGTGAAGAACTCGAACAAGAGGCTTCAGGACGAGAACTCAGCACTCCAGGAGGAGAACCGCCTGATAagaattgaggcagaaaaactGTCTTGCAACCTGATGATGGCAAAAATCGAccattcaaggctggaggatgCCATGAGCGCTGAGCTAAGGGgcgcacgcaaggaggcctccgatctgcgccagaaactgcacctcctagctcaagagaaaattaaGCTGGAGAATAAGTTGGTACCCTACAGGCTTAAGGTGAccaacttggaggcatcaatAAAAGCATATGCGGCCAAGGTGGAGAACCTTGAAAAAAGGTCAGTTGATCGGAAGGTCCTCCTCGGGAAGGTCGAGAAGGAgtgggacgacgccatggctgagcttgccaAAGCTCAAGAGGAAAACAAGAAAACTGCCGCAGAGCTGGCGCAGGCGcgggacgaaggcaaaaaggttgctgaagaccttgctcGAGCTCGCGGGGAaactgaagagctgaagaaaggagctgacgagctgaagcaacaaaccgaagagctcgagcaaagctccgcccaagtccttgccaCCGGGTTCGAtgccgccctggagcaagttGCTTGCCAATACCCCGAGCTTGATCTGACCATGGTGTCCAtctgcaacgaagtggtggatgggaagatcgtgccctcTGAAGATTAA
- the LOC137817161 gene encoding uncharacterized protein translates to MNQREEQGGEQADNVSMPMTMLVQLQKEFEMLKKSNEEELSMLRAENARMRRKLQEETVLNSSFETVQLRAQVNERVHHNEIDTPLPDNWKNLTIDKYDGSSDPDEHIAIYTTQISLYTWNDAVMCRVFPTTLRGAALSWFWFTRLPPLSVDCFDTLVEKFGAQFATSRPHHRTSITLVNIRQEKGESLRMFMERFGRVALGIRNLSPEVTMHHMITALKPGPFADSLCKKPATNLDELRQRASKFMQMKELREFRNQVRVDGGEKKVIERESGPIARRAREEFRSRKFQQYTPLNTNITRVLQEAMAAEIIPPPRKARTPERADHTKHCEYHKNHGHHTEECIGLKDRIEELIQAGQLKRFVRGRNTRLRLSLERGLRGAEIGERRVERFEKRENKRVEKRDDRRVGRPEGRSDRTYQNTQSIRRSRERSLGRPVRGFINTISGGFFGKESSSARKQHWRSIRTINHIFKRRTLPPMLFTDEDFQEIDPNHDDPMVITVEIVEYAVMKTLVDQGSSVDILFWDTFKRLHLREEDIVPFREQIIGFSGERVSMKGYVDLMTTFGRGGITKRIKIRYLVVDASTSYNVLLRRSSLNKLGAIFSTPHLAMKFPTEKGEIATIYVNQKDARECYAAGLKMNLKPNNDTERMVAMADLDPRLNDERLEPKEETTTVVLDRDEKQCTYVSGSLPEELLNKLITVLRSNKDLFAWKPSDIPGIDPEVICHKLSVCREARPVSQK, encoded by the exons ATGAATCAAAGAGAAGAACAAGGAGGAGAGCAGGCAGATAATGTTAGCATGCCAATGACAATGTTGGTACAGCTACAGAAAGAGTTTGAgatgttaaaaaaaagtaatgaagAAGAGCTAAGTATGCTAAGAGCCGAAAATGCACGCATGAGGAGAAAGTTACAAGAAGAGACAGTTTTAAACTCATCATTTGAAACCGTTCAGCTAAGAGCACAAGTGAATGAGAGGGTTCATCATAATGAGA TTGATACTCCACTACCTGACAATTGGAAAAATCTGACTATTGACAAATATGACGGAAGCTCGGACCCTGACGAACATATCGCAATATATACCAcacaaattagtttatatacatGGAACGATGCTGTTATGTGCAGGGTGTTCCCTACGACGTTGAGAGGTGCAGCATTGAGTTGGTTTTGGTTCACACGTCTCCCACCCTTAAGTGTAGACTGTTTTGATACATTGGTGGAAAAGTTTGGTGCTCAGTTCGCAACCAGTCGTCCTCATCATCGAACCTCGATTACCTTGGTAAACATAAGACAAGAGAAGGGAGAGTCGTTGAGAATGTTCATGGAACGCTTTGGAAGAGTTGCCTTGGGGATTCGAAATCTCAGCCCAGAGGTTACCATGCATCATATGATAACAGCGTTGAAACCAGGACCATTTGCTGACAGTCTTTGCAAGAAACCCGCAACCAATTTGGATGAGTTAAGACAACGAGCATCGAAATTCATGCAAATGAAAGAACTGAGAGAGTTTCGAAATCAGGTAAGGGTTGATGGAGGTGAAAAGAAGGTGATAGAAAGAGAAAGTGGACCTATAGCTAGAAGAGCTAGAGAAGAATTTAGAAGCCGAAAGTTCCAGCAATACACACCCTTAAATACAAACATAACAAGAGTCCTACAAGAAGCCATGGCGGCAGAAATAATACCACCACCTAGAAAAGCGAGAACACCAGAAAGGGCAGACCACACTAAACATTGTgaatatcataaaaatcatggcCATCATACAGAGGAATGTATTGGGTTGAAAGATAGGATAGAGGAATTAATTCAAGCAGGGCAGTTGAAACGTTTTGTTCGAGGAAGAAATACAAGACTAAGATTAAGTCTGGAGAGAGGTTTGAGAGGGGCTGAGATAGGAGAGAGAAGGGTGGAGAGAtttgaaaaaagagaaaataagagAGTAGAAAAGAGAGATGATAGAAGGGTTGGGAGGCCGGAAGGAAGAAGTGATAGAACTTATCAAAACACGCAGTCAATAAGGCGAAGTAGGGAGCGAAGTTTGGGGAGGCCTGTCAGGGGTTTTATAAACACAATTTCAGGTGGTTTCTTTGGAAAGGAATCCTCATCAGCAAGGAAACAACATTGGAGAAGTATCAGAACcattaatcatattttcaaaagaagAACTTTACCACCAATGCTTTTTACagatgaagattttcaagaaattgATCCTAATCACGACGACCCCATGGTGATAACAGTAGAAATAGTCGAGTATGCCGTCATGAAAACCTTGGTTGATCAGGGGAGTTcagttgatattttattttgggATACTTTCAAAAGGTTGCATCTAAGAGAAGAAGATATTGTACCTTTCCGAGAACAAATCATTGGCTTTTCAGGGGAAAGAGTTAGCATGAAAGGGTATGTTGATTTGATGACCACATTTGGAAGAGGCGGTATAACTAAAAGGATAAAAATCAGATACTTGGTGGTGGATGCTTCTACGTCATATAATGTGTTATTAAGGCGATCTTCTTTGAACAAGTTGGGAGCAATATTTTCAACACCacacttagccatgaaattTCCAACAGAAAAGGGGGAGATAGCAACGATCTATGTCAATCAAAAAGATGCTCGAGAGTGTTATGCAGCAGGTTTAAAGATGAATTTGAAACCAAACAACGATACTGAAAGAATGGTGGCAATGGCTGATTTGGACCCAAGATTAAATGACGAAAGGTTAGAACCAAAAGAAGAGACCACAACTGTGGTATTGGACCGAGACGAGAAGCAATGTACTTATGTAAGTGGAAGTTTGCCCGAAGAATTGTTGAACAAACTCATCACAGTATTACGTAGCAACAAAGATTTATTTGCTTGGAAACCATCTGATATACCTGGAATTGATCCGGAGGTGATTTGTCACAAATTGTCTGTGTGCCGAGAAGCGAGACCGGTATCTCAAAAATGA